In Candidatus Electrothrix scaldis, the genomic window GCACAACAGTCTGCACCTGCTGGACAAAGGTCTGCCGATCGCCCTGATCCAACTGCTGCCGGACAGCAAAACCCTTTTGATCAAAAACGATAAGCCCCAGATGGGCATCTTCAGGCACTGACTGAGCCCAGTCTGCAACAGCCTCCTGGGCAACAGAAACTTTTGTTTTATTGCCGGAACAGCGCTGATCAGCCATGCTGCCGGAGCCATCAAAAATCATCACATAGTTTTTCCGGGTCCACTGGTCAGCAGGCAGAATATTCTCCTGGTCTTGCTCATTCTCCAGTGGCGGTGGCCAGATACCCGTATGCTTCTGCTCAAGCGGCGTTGGCGCCTGTTGCTGCGGCGCAACCTGCTTTTTTTGCGGAGCTGCTGCCTTACGCTGCTGGTTGTCATCACTGCAAGCGTTGAGAAAAAAGAGAGCTAGGCCAAATAGACAGAGTATTTTTTTCATGATAATGCCCTCCTTAATCCAAAGGAATAAAGGCTTCTTCTTCCGCCTCTATCTGGATGATGCGGAAGACAACCCGCATATTACTCAGCCAGTCCTCTTTGGTTTTCGGAGCACAGGGCAACTGACCGCACATGCCAGTGCGGGGGTGCATAATGCCATGTCCTATTACCGTGAATTGGCTGGAATCAAGGTTGACTCCCTGAGCCTTGCCAAAGGACATGATGGAGTCCCGTACAGCTATGGCCCTGGTCAGGCTGAGGTTCTTTGCGGCCTGCTTGGTCCGGGTCAGCACAATCTCGGATTCTTTATTCTTGACCTTGCGCAGGTAGCCCATAGGATCGGAGTGCCCTTCCACAGTGATAACGGCCCCACCATAGGTAGAGGCCAAATCAACAACCTTGGCAAAGGCATCACTGTACTGATCTGCTAAAAAAGTGTTCTGATTGGGTTGAAAAAAAACCTCAAAGGAGAAGAGCTCGCCCTCGCTCAGGGTGCCGAGATTCTGCTTTTGGGCAACCACCTGAGCCACCGCCTTGGTATTGAATCGCGGGGACTCGACATTATCAACTCCAGCCAAACCTTTTCGGAGAGCGCTATAATCCCAATCAGCCTGCTGCAAAACAATCTTGCGGCTCAGTAAGCCACCGGTGATAAAGGCCCCCTGCACTTCGTCCGTAAGGCGTTGCATGTTTCTCGGCCAGTTTTTATCTGTAAAAAACTTCACATTGCCGGGAAAGCCGACAAATTCGCAGTCACCGTACAGGGCCTCGGCATCTGCGGTGGCCGCCGCACTGTCGAGCAGAATCTCGGCCGCAGCACTTACGGTCTTCTTATACTCCGCAAGACGGGTTTTCTTCTTCTTAAAGAGCGCCTTCAGGTCCTGTTCCGCCAAGAGAAGGCCGTGGACAAAATTCTGGACCTCCTTCCTATGGGCTGAAAAATAATCGCTACGCACCGCGTAGACATCCGCGATGATGCGATTGGCGCTCTTGGTGGAAAGCATGATCTTTGCACCCTTGACCGAGCCTTCCGCTCCGGTACCCACTGTGCCGTTAGAGGTCAGCATGAGGCCATCCGGAATAATCACCATTGCCGCATCCACCTCTTTGGAATACAGGGCTTCGGCAGGAGTGTTATCTGTGCCGGTGAGATCGTTCACCCATT contains:
- a CDS encoding VWA domain-containing protein, translating into MKKILCLFGLALFFLNACSDDNQQRKAAAPQKKQVAPQQQAPTPLEQKHTGIWPPPLENEQDQENILPADQWTRKNYVMIFDGSGSMADQRCSGNKTKVSVAQEAVADWAQSVPEDAHLGLIVFDQKGFAVRQQLDQGDRQTFVQQVQTVVPGSTTPLTQAVQAAYELLTDQARRQLGYGEYHMVIVTDGAANLPEELTRAVNAVLARSPILISTIGFCIATTHSLNQPGRTIYKAADNPEALRQGLQDILAESESFDDVTDF
- a CDS encoding ABC transporter substrate-binding protein; this translates as MLTRIVQQLLRMIILTVALTGWSGICFAVQYVKAPPLTDAVKAQVQDVKTGGAVRVPLITWGGDIATILANGNNRNTAANSIFAKQNLQLELVRSDDFRQQVKAYMQGETPYLRGTMGMINMATELLNQDPRTKPVIIYQMTWSNGGDCLVVKSGINSAKDLKGKTIALQAYGPHVDYLAKLLRDAGLKMSDVSIKWVNDLTGTDNTPAEALYSKEVDAAMVIIPDGLMLTSNGTVGTGAEGSVKGAKIMLSTKSANRIIADVYAVRSDYFSAHRKEVQNFVHGLLLAEQDLKALFKKKKTRLAEYKKTVSAAAEILLDSAAATADAEALYGDCEFVGFPGNVKFFTDKNWPRNMQRLTDEVQGAFITGGLLSRKIVLQQADWDYSALRKGLAGVDNVESPRFNTKAVAQVVAQKQNLGTLSEGELFSFEVFFQPNQNTFLADQYSDAFAKVVDLASTYGGAVITVEGHSDPMGYLRKVKNKESEIVLTRTKQAAKNLSLTRAIAVRDSIMSFGKAQGVNLDSSQFTVIGHGIMHPRTGMCGQLPCAPKTKEDWLSNMRVVFRIIQIEAEEEAFIPLD